A single window of Aythya fuligula isolate bAytFul2 chromosome Z, bAytFul2.pri, whole genome shotgun sequence DNA harbors:
- the LOC116500538 gene encoding microtubule-associated protein 1B-like, producing the protein MATVVVEVDSEPSCSIPNPTSPSPSLSHRFLDSKFYLLVVIGELVTEEHLRRAIANIERGIRSWDTNLIECNLDQELKLFVSRHSARFSPDVRVNVKLAARTKHTEEIVRTYSFMDSNSVEFV; encoded by the exons ATGGCCACCGTGGTGGTGGAAGTGGACTCGGAGCCCTCCTGCAGTATCCCCAACCCCACCTCCCCCTCGCCCAGCCTCTCGCACCGCTTCCTGGACAGCAAGTTTTACCTGCTGGTGGTCATCGGCGAGCTGGTGACCGAGGAGCACCTGCGGCGGGCCATCGCCAACATCGAGCGAG GAATCCGATCATGGGACACAAACTTGATTGAATGCAACTTGGATCAAGAACTGAAACTTTTTGTATCTCGCCATTCAGCTCGATTCTCTCCTGATGTTCGAG TGAATGTGAAACTGGCAGCTCGTACTAAACATACTGAAGAGATTGTAAGGACATACTCCTTTATGGACTCAAACTCTGTGGAATTTGTGTAA